In the genome of Notamacropus eugenii isolate mMacEug1 chromosome 5, mMacEug1.pri_v2, whole genome shotgun sequence, one region contains:
- the LOC140503145 gene encoding taste receptor type 2 member 7-like — protein sequence MPGAIGIIFVMLAAGEFLVGGLANGFIGLVNFMDWIKTGRLSLMDLILTALAISRIILLASFLSAVITVNGFFDFYASVKMEYLDVIWSLSNHLSAWFGTCLSIFYFLKISNFSHPVFLWLKWRVNQVVRRMICICFLIALLVNLLLKEKMTEIYKIYAVPGNKTNETQKTQITKTHHFFSLILYYIGGFVPFILSLISCFLLVFSLWRHTRQMQGNVTAPKDSSTEVHKKIMKSMVSFLFLFLLHHVGIIMASVSYVLFESLLPVMFSMIITAIYPMAHSIILIQMNNKLRQASLRILWQLKACPKGSGKVFVA from the coding sequence ATGCCAGGTGCCATTGGGATCATTTTTGTGATGTTGGCAGCTGGAGAGTTTCTAGTGGGTGGGTTGGCTAATGGCTTCATTGGACTGGTCAATTTCATGGACTGGATCAAGACTGGAAGACTGTCTTTAATGGACTTAATCCTCACTGCCTTGGCCATCTCCAGGATTATTTTATTGGCATCATTCTTATCTGCAGTCATTACAGTTAATGGTTTTTTTGATTTCTATGCCTCTGTTAAAATGGAATATTTAGACGTTATCTGGAGTTTGAGCAACCACTTAAGTGCCTGGTTTGGCACCTGCCTCAGCATCTTCTACTTCCTCAAGATCTCCAACTTTTCTCACCCTGTCTTCCTCTGGCTGAAGTGGAGGGTTAACCAAGTGGTCCGCAGGATGATTTGCATCTGCTTCCTCATTGCATTGCTTGTTAACCTTCtattgaaagagaaaatgactGAGATATATAAAATCTATGCTGTGCctggaaataaaacaaatgagacTCAAAAGACACAAATAACTAAAACCCACCATTTTTTCAGTCTGATTCTCTATTACATTGGGGGTTTTGTCCCCTTTATTTTATCTCTCATTTCCTGTTTTTTGTTAGTCTTTTCCCTGTGGAGGCACACCCGGCAGATGCAGGGCAATGTCACAGCCCCCAAAGACTCCAGCACAGAGGtccacaagaaaatcatgaaatctatggtatctttccttttcctctttttactaCACCATGTGGGCATCATCATGGCATCCGTGAGCTACGTTCTCTTTGAAAGTCTTCTCCCTGTCATGTTTTCAATGATAATAACTGCCATCTACCCCATGGCCCATTCTATCATCTTGATCCAGATGAATAACAAGTTAAGGCAGGCCTCCCTGAGGATTCTCTGGCAGCTCAAGGCCTGCCCCAAGGGATCTGGCAAAGTTTTTGTGGCATAG